One Purpureocillium takamizusanense chromosome 1, complete sequence genomic window carries:
- a CDS encoding uncharacterized protein (COG:S~EggNog:ENOG503NYFF): MAKKKKRANKAPAQPVEDEPLPQTDLCLPSKQPTPAPETDPSHHGADKHAAYPSAPASSASPLSSSTALPPSAPRNKSWRNFSAYYGSWTAVSVDVLEVAALVNYNTPRPRPLDPAMLFDLVKIRRSVEEATDLAVRAASDTASSTLSSVNSVSGLRSMSSLRSAAPPKPGHGMRMSRERRLRMRELAVQKLARAYRLDDIAACIVTMQGTTSLDDLAGLVLQDNPRNSDAKFVHFFHDKIISRDLTAGTEGFRVLEEILEIESERPELLRTLAALKGARGDLADVAADLTRAMSLSKYRGESHGSSYDTSKAHQNPHGRGFVELAEDERPSGLDGQLIFHRGAVLLLDACEHVLKALGQPLDSKETVQKTDACRPHEKEAELRYPPHSDEATTQASSIQPNERETELLPRTNDLESAALDKFREVKALAKQALRDIMLFLKNFDYSPTMPVTLSKDYNDRMLLAAKGVRKPRSSVSNGPATPHKVYTLADLFSPSPPTELPEFPSSETLKQRKHHIPKGDTCESVTYHPLLSEALHSLLFCHCLAQTSVAEIRRHAYMVARLVRLFDGYPIFHAAKSSARTDWEDMIRRGGDWLGLGAKWQFLCEPAPLPGHGPRSTRSAKTPDRATASAAAATLTKATPAQDKAEPSATACQAALEASLDHNDGASECAHHDSCSDPFCPNSVTTTSQPVELDPGDGGWDGATIVSARATAVRWWIQEVPFIPGVRRKRRARKIPSRQDKGEGSADDDGGGSGNAGKVGEAAGNLAALYLDSAGEKA, from the exons CTTCTCACCATGGAGCCGACAAACACGCCGCATATCCGTCTGCACCGGCGTCGTCTGCTTCTCCTCTGTCATCGTCCACGGCTCTGCCACCGTCTGCTCCACGCAACAA GTCTTGGAGAAACTTTTCCGCATACTATGGCTCCTGGACTGCGGTTTCTGTTGACGTGCTCGAGGTGGCGGCCTTGGTCAACTACAACActccgcggccgcgtcccCTCGATCCCGCCATGctcttcgacctcgtcaagaTCCGCAGGAGCGTCGAAGAGGCGACCGACCTGGCCGTCAGGGCTGCGAGCGacacggcctcgtccacccTGTCCAGCGTCAACAGCGTCAGCGGTCTTCGCTCCATGTCGTCCCTGAGGAGCGCCGCTCCACCGAAGCCTGGTCACGGCATGAGAATGAGCCGCGAGAGGAGACTCCGTATGCGAGAGTTGGCTGTCCAGAAGCTTGCCCGCGCCTATCGCCTGGATGACATCGCCGCCTGCATAGTCACCATGCAGGGCACCACATCACTCGACGATCTTGCGGGCTTGGTTCTCCAAGACAACCCCCGCAACTCCGACGCCAAATTTGTACACTTTTTTCACGATAAGATCATCTCCCGCGATCTGACCGCCGGGACGGAGGGTTTCCGCGTGCTCGAGGAGATCCTTGAAATAGAGTCAGAGCGGCCCGAGCTCCTGCGTACCCTGGCGGCACTCAAAGGTGCCAGGGGCGACTTGgctgacgtcgccgccgatctCACCCGCGCCATGTCCTTGTCCAAGTATCGTGGAGAGTCCCATGGCTCAAGTTATGATACTTCGAAAGCACATCAAAACCCTCATGGCAGAGGTtttgtcgagctcgccgaggacgaacGACCAAGCGGTCTTGACGGCCAGCTTATCTTCcaccgcggcgccgtcctgctcctcgatGCATGTGAGCACGTGCTCAAGGCACTGGGACAGCCTCTGGACTCGAAAGAGACTGTCCAGAAGACTGACGCTTGCCGCCCCCACGAGAAAGAAGCCGAACTTCGTTATCCTCCACATTCAGATGAGGCAACCACCCAGGCTAGTTCGATTCAGCCAAACGAGCGAGAAACCGAGCTTCTCCCAAGAACTAACGACCTCGAGAGCGCCGCACTTGATAAATTCCGAGAGGTCAAGGCGTTGGCGAAACAAGCGCTGCGTGATATCATGCTCTTTCTCAAGAATTTCGACTACAGTCCCACCATGCCCGTCACACTGAGCAAAGACTACAATGACCGAATGCTTCTTGCCGCAAAAGGTGTGCGCAAGCCTCGATCAAGCGTGTCCAATGGGCCAGCCACGCCGCACAAGGTCTACACGCTGGCCGATCTCTtctcaccatcgccgccgaccgagtTGCCCGAGTTCCCATCCTCAGAGACGCTGAAGCAACGGAAGCACCATATTCCCAAAGGAGATACGTGCGAAAGTGTGACTTATCACCCCCTGCTTAGCGAGGCTCTGCATTCGTTGCTGTTCTGCCACTGCCTCGCCCAGACGTCCGTGGCAGAGATCAGGCGCCACGCCTACATGGTTGCGCGTCTGGTGAGACTTTTCGATGGTTATCCGATCTTTCATGCCGCCAAATCGTCGGCACGAACCGACTGGGAAGACATGAttcgccgaggcggtgactggctcgggctcggcgcaAAGTGGCAGTTCCTCTGCGAGCCTGCGCCGCTCCCCGGACATGGCCCTCGCTCGACGCGCTCAGCAAAGACCCCCGATCGTGCCacggcgtctgctgctgccgctaCGTTGACGAAAGCCACGCCGGCACAGGACAAGGCAGAGCCGTCTGCCACAGCATGTCAAGCGGCTCTCGAAGCCTCGCTCGACCACAACGACGGCGCAAGTGAGTGCGCACATCATGACAGCTGCAGCGACCCGTTTTGCCCAAACTCGGTGACCACGACGTCGCAGCCGGTAGAGCTGGACCCAGGTGATGGAGGTTGGGATGGCGCTACCATCGTGTCTGCTCGCGCCACCGCGGTTAGATGGTGGATCCAGGAAGTCCCCTTCATCCCCGGCGTACGACGCAAGAGACGCGCGAGAAAGATTCCGAGCCGCCAAGACAAGGGCGAGGGtagcgccgacgacgacggcggcggcagtggaaACGCCGGTAAGGTTGGCGAGGCTGCCGGCAACCTCGCGGCGCTGTACTTGGACTCCGCTGGCGAGAAGGCCTGA